The Ictalurus punctatus breed USDA103 chromosome 9, Coco_2.0, whole genome shotgun sequence genome contains a region encoding:
- the LOC108261668 gene encoding CUB and zona pellucida-like domain-containing protein 1, which yields MEFGFVIFLLSSALFGHSSGFTTPDATPYWDITAGHYSCRYNCGYNLGWCSCSSSCQYYGNCCHDYYNYCFTPTTTPTTTPEPTTAESFLTEDYISCRDRCGFNGALCSCTSSCRYYGNCCNDYYGEEKYLFIIIVFPQQQVQVLCGAPCGGNLTQSQGEFFSPNYPNYYPNYAHCTWSLLAGELQVVSLNFPFVDLESCCDFIRVYDGPTAQHSLLGSVTGNQRATFNSSSRYMTVVFSSDISVTRQGFRAEWTFKSAPMCKDRCGSSNSRCSCESSCERYGRCCHDYYDYCYYVTPTPVPACGGSLQGSGSISSPYYPSYYHDNAYCVWQLSAPAGQTVFLSFQDLDLEHCCYCDYVNVYDSPSTAYRLIGKLCQNSTSHLDFQSSSSYMTVMFRSDYSGVGRGFKAHFSSSLNQNTARVDCSSDSMNIAIRKSYLDSLGFSWYDLYLDDHRCRASTDNYYVTFNFRLHSCSTRRTTENGRIIYTNNVRAAQPTSGEITRNNTEFPLVVRCVMERDSSVEILYEAKEITNAAISGTGRFNTTMAFYPSSSFYYPITDSPYRVNLNQQLYVQVQLTPAEPSLHLFMDSCVASPNHNYSSRTYDLIRNGCQRDNTANIYRNGNRYFAQFSFSAFKFLSTHNQVFLKCDVIICPDNDYNSRCRQGCRYRRKRSTSSDHHTEVLILGPITLKGPEEAEAKTEDKE from the exons ATGGAGTTTGGATTCGTGATATTTTTGCTTAGCTCTGCTCTTTTCGGGCACAGCTCTGGATTCACAACAC cTGATGCCACACCGTACTGGGACATAACAGCAG GTCATTATTCCTGCCGGTATAACTGCGGCTACAATTTGGGTTGGTGTTCCTGCTCCAGCTCCTGTCAGTACTACGGAAACTGCTGTCACGATTATTACA ATTATTGTTTCACCCccacaacaacaccaacaacaacaccag AACCCACGACGGCCGAAAGCTTTCTGACAGAAG attATATTAGCTGCAGGGATCGTTGTGGTTTTAATGGTGCGCTCTGTTCCTGCACCAGCTCCTgtcgttactatggaaactgCTGCAATGATTATTACGGTGaggaaaaatatttattcata ATTATTGTTTTCCCACAACAACAGGTACAGGTCCTCT GTGGAGCTCCATGTGGTGGAAATCTGACTCAGTCACAAGGGGAATTTTTCAGCCCCAATTATCCCAATTATTATCCCAATTACGCACACTGCACATGGAGCCTGCTGGCCGGAGAACTGCAGGTGGTTTCGTTAAACTTCCCGTTCGTCGA tttggAGTCATGCTGTGACTTTATCCGCGTGTACGACGGTCCGACTGCTCAGCATTCACTTTTGGGTTCTGTGACTGGAAATCAGAGAGCTACCTTCAACTCCAGCAGCAGATACATGACCGTCGTTTTCTCCAGTGACATCAGCGTGACTCGACAAGGTTTTCGGGCTGAATGGACTTTCAAAT ctgcTCCAATGTGTAAGGACCGATGtggcagcagcaacagcagatgCTCCTGTGAGAGTTCATGTGAACGATATGGAAGATGCTGTCACGATTATTATG aTTATTGTTACTATGTGACGCCAACTCCTGTACCAG CCTGTGGGGGGAGTCTTCAGGGCTCAGGCTCCATCTCCAGCCCTTACTACCCCAGTTATTACCATGACAACGCGTATTGTGTGTGGCAGCTCTCGGCTCCGGCAGGACAGACCGTCTTCCTCTCGTTCCAGGACTTAGA tctggaACACTGCTGCTACTGTgattatgtgaatgtgtatgataGTCCGTCCACCGCGTACCGCTTGATAGGAAAGCTCTGTCAGAATAGCACAAGCCACCTGGACTTCCAGTCGTCCTCGTCCTACATGACCGTGATGTTCAGGAGTGACTACTCTGGGGTTGGGCGTGGCTTTAAAGCCCATTTCAGTTCCTCCCTCAACCAAAACACAG CCCGTGTGGATTGCTCCTCTGACTCGATGAACATTGCCATCCGTAAATCCTACCTGGACTCACTGGGATTCAGCTGGTATGACCTTTATCTTGATGACCATCGCTGCAGAGCTTCAACTGACAACTACTATGTCACCTTCAACTTCCGTCTCCATAGCTGCAGCACCAGGAGAACG ACCGAGAATGGACGTATTATCTACACCAATAATGTGCGAGCAGCTCAACCAACGTCGGGTGAGATCACCCGAAATAATACAGAGTTCCCGTTGGTTGTGAGATGTGTGATGGAGCGTGATTCTTCAGTCGAGATTCTTTATGAGGCCAAAGAGATTACAAATGCAGCTATCAGTGGAACGGGTCGGTTCAACACCACCATGGCCTTTTACCCATCCAGCAGCTTTTACTACCCCATCACCGATTCCCCGTACCGAGTGAACCTCAATCAGCAACTGTACGTGCAGGTGCAGCTAACTCCAGCCGAACCAAGCCTCCATCTGTTCATGGACTCCTGTGTGGCCTCACCAAACCACAACTACAGCAGCCGCACCTATGACCTTATACGCAATgg CTGTCAGAGAGACAACACGGCAAACATATACAGAAATGGAAATCGTTACTTCGCTCAGTTCAGCTTCAGCGCATTCAAGTTCCTGAGCACACACAACCAGGTGTTCCTCAAGTGTGATGTCATTATCTGCCCTGACAACGACTACAACTCACGATGTCGCCAAGGATGCCGTTATCGCAGGAAACGAAGCACTAGCTCTGATCACCACACTGAGGTCCTCATCCTTGGGCCAATCACACTCAAAG gtcCAGAGGAGGCTGAGGCCAAGACGGAGGACAAGGAGTGA